One genomic window of Cytophagia bacterium CHB2 includes the following:
- a CDS encoding STAS domain-containing protein, with product MTQDKTLRVQTVLNEELAGNELAPLASFELADAAVQGQQRGEIVLQGVIAGPSAAALSRFLETVLHYPATHWTIDMKNLPVLSLGGLYHLARFVKKLHSRGMVLEVCGIHRHVYMTMKNLNLVYLFAWAD from the coding sequence ATGACGCAAGACAAAACTCTGCGAGTGCAAACCGTTTTGAATGAGGAGCTTGCCGGGAACGAACTAGCCCCTCTCGCCAGTTTCGAACTTGCAGATGCCGCTGTCCAAGGGCAACAGCGCGGGGAAATTGTGTTGCAAGGCGTGATCGCCGGACCAAGCGCGGCAGCCTTATCTCGCTTTTTGGAAACGGTTTTGCATTATCCTGCGACGCACTGGACAATTGACATGAAAAACTTGCCAGTGCTGAGCTTGGGCGGTTTGTACCATTTGGCAAGATTCGTTAAGAAATTGCACAGCCGCGGCATGGTGTTGGAAGTATGCGGCATTCACCGTCACGTTTATATGACGATGAAAAATCTCAACCTTGTGTACCTCTTTGCCTGGGCCGATTGA
- a CDS encoding response regulator yields MSIIEAESFHSDEIAIAISDEFPLATLLLVMCDPQQRQMCKLDMESQGYHVLSTSLGHEALKALRHTPVDLVIVDAVLPDMHGLDLIGKIAAHDSRLPIILRAPAQDLASNFRYWAADAVVADAPGEGYFQTEEIALLLQNGKSLN; encoded by the coding sequence TTGTCTATTATCGAAGCAGAGAGCTTTCACAGTGACGAAATCGCCATCGCGATTTCAGACGAATTTCCCCTGGCGACTTTATTGCTGGTGATGTGCGACCCACAGCAACGCCAGATGTGCAAATTGGACATGGAGTCGCAAGGTTATCATGTTCTGAGCACGTCTTTGGGGCATGAGGCGCTGAAAGCATTGCGCCATACCCCGGTTGACCTCGTGATTGTCGATGCCGTCTTGCCTGACATGCACGGCCTTGATCTCATCGGTAAAATCGCCGCTCACGATTCCCGTTTGCCCATCATTCTTCGCGCTCCGGCTCAGGATCTTGCCAGCAATTTTCGATACTGGGCGGCGGATGCCGTCGTCGCAGATGCGCCTGGCGAGGGCTATTTTCAGACAGAAGAAATTGCGCTGCTCTTGCAGAATGGCAAAAGCCTCAACTGA